The Skermanella pratensis genome has a window encoding:
- a CDS encoding IS4 family transposase: MQVKDVRSFLDSVLDEDTHTKRIASLANATLGVMTGASLGVAVIGKSLAQARGLLPKHAVKQVDRLLSNPGIEAWDVFASWVPEMVGPRTDIVVAMDWTDFDADGQATLALKLVTRHGRTTPLIWLSVHKDELSDARNAYEDAAVRRLAEVLPDDVKVTLLADRGFADTKLFGFLADLGFDYVIRLKGNTRVRAADGTIRSATEWVGQGGRARKLRDAVVTEAQCPVGAVVCTHAKAMKEPWCLAASDAGATAPQIIALYSKRWRVEPNFRDTKDLRFGMGLSAVHIADPQRRDRLLLLNAFAVVLLTLLGAAGESLGMDRHLKSNTVKTRTHSLFRQGCMLYDLIPNMPEHRLRALAERYADLLEQSRVVTETFAIV; encoded by the coding sequence ATGCAGGTGAAGGATGTTCGGAGCTTCCTCGACAGTGTTCTTGATGAAGATACTCATACCAAGCGGATCGCCTCTCTTGCCAACGCCACCCTTGGGGTAATGACGGGTGCCTCTCTGGGCGTCGCCGTGATCGGCAAGTCTTTGGCTCAGGCACGCGGCCTTCTGCCCAAGCATGCCGTCAAGCAGGTTGACCGGCTGCTGAGCAACCCTGGGATCGAGGCTTGGGATGTTTTTGCCAGCTGGGTTCCGGAAATGGTCGGCCCGCGCACCGACATCGTGGTGGCGATGGACTGGACCGACTTTGACGCCGACGGGCAGGCCACCCTGGCGCTCAAGCTGGTGACCCGCCATGGCCGGACGACGCCGCTGATCTGGCTCAGCGTTCACAAGGACGAACTGAGCGACGCGCGCAACGCCTACGAAGACGCCGCCGTGCGCCGGCTGGCCGAGGTGCTGCCCGACGACGTCAAAGTCACCCTCCTGGCCGACCGCGGCTTCGCCGACACCAAGCTGTTCGGTTTTCTCGCCGACCTGGGCTTCGACTACGTCATCCGGCTGAAAGGCAACACCAGGGTCAGGGCTGCCGACGGAACGATCCGTTCGGCGACCGAGTGGGTCGGCCAAGGCGGCCGGGCGCGCAAGCTGCGCGATGCCGTGGTTACCGAGGCGCAGTGCCCGGTTGGCGCCGTCGTGTGCACCCACGCCAAGGCCATGAAGGAGCCCTGGTGCCTGGCCGCCAGCGACGCTGGCGCGACCGCGCCGCAGATCATCGCGCTGTACTCGAAGCGGTGGCGAGTGGAGCCCAATTTCAGAGATACCAAAGACTTGCGCTTCGGCATGGGCCTCTCGGCGGTCCACATTGCCGACCCGCAACGGCGCGATAGGCTATTGCTGCTCAATGCGTTCGCTGTCGTTCTGCTCACCCTGCTCGGTGCCGCCGGCGAAAGCCTCGGCATGGACCGCCATCTCAAGTCCAACACCGTCAAAACCCGCACTCACTCCCTGTTCCGCCAGGGCTGTATGCTCTACGACCTCATCCCCAACATGCCTGAACACAGGCTGCGCGCCCTCGCCGAACGATACGCCGATCTCCTGGAGCAGTCACGTGTGGTCACCGAAACTTTCGCTATCGTGTAA
- a CDS encoding DUF4926 domain-containing protein — translation MTWVEPIPELSVVMVNGQEGTIVSACRKGEAYEVEFNDPLTN, via the coding sequence ATGACCTGGGTCGAGCCCATTCCCGAACTGTCAGTCGTGATGGTCAATGGTCAGGAAGGAACAATAGTCAGTGCATGCCGCAAGGGCGAAGCATACGAGGTTGAGTTCAATGACCCCCTCACGAATTGA
- a CDS encoding DUF6626 family protein — MMSLRAIYQFLHRAGLVRSQRQFSREWLRRQPTYVSCCQSRSREPSLEVLLTLYDRVRRMSASPADAPEAASQKDLGHLATEIRCMIGRRLRPAEPGGCESNP, encoded by the coding sequence ATGATGAGCTTGCGGGCAATATACCAATTCCTGCACCGTGCCGGCTTGGTTAGGAGCCAGCGGCAATTCAGTCGCGAATGGCTTCGAAGGCAGCCAACCTATGTGTCCTGCTGCCAATCCCGATCCCGAGAACCGAGCCTCGAGGTTTTGCTCACGCTCTACGACAGGGTGCGGCGGATGTCAGCGTCACCCGCCGACGCCCCTGAGGCTGCCAGTCAGAAGGATTTAGGACATCTTGCCACTGAGATTCGGTGCATGATTGGGCGGCGGCTCCGGCCCGCAGAACCCGGTGGCTGCGAAAGCAATCCTTGA
- a CDS encoding MgtC/SapB family protein, producing the protein MDAAMGLLEWVMAMVGHGWDVVIQRGHAQDWPHIMANILHIGLAYALAFPIGWERGKNYNIAGLRTFPIVAMASCGYALAANDLPDFNSDAVSRVIQGLIAGIGFIGGGAIVKEAGTVQGVATAASIWNTGAIGIAVAYGNLDIAITLALVNFLTLWCLTPISEKFRQSSDSHD; encoded by the coding sequence ATGGACGCAGCAATGGGCTTGCTGGAGTGGGTAATGGCCATGGTAGGCCATGGGTGGGATGTAGTGATCCAGCGGGGTCATGCACAGGACTGGCCGCATATCATGGCCAACATCCTCCATATCGGTCTCGCCTATGCCCTCGCGTTTCCCATCGGCTGGGAGCGGGGTAAGAACTACAACATCGCCGGACTCCGGACGTTTCCGATTGTCGCGATGGCAAGCTGCGGCTACGCCCTGGCGGCCAACGACCTGCCGGACTTCAATTCCGACGCGGTCTCCAGGGTGATCCAGGGCCTGATCGCCGGTATCGGGTTTATCGGCGGCGGGGCCATCGTCAAGGAAGCCGGCACAGTCCAGGGCGTCGCCACTGCGGCGTCGATCTGGAACACCGGAGCCATCGGAATTGCGGTAGCCTATGGGAACCTCGACATCGCCATCACCCTGGCGTTGGTCAATTTCCTCACCCTGTGGTGTCTGACGCCAATATCCGAGAAATTCCGGCAGAGCAGTGACAGCCATGATTAG
- a CDS encoding cupin domain-containing protein, which translates to MSVAGEGSRHLWFLDTEVLVKVSHVEGSDGISVLEHRAPHGDSPPLHIHRNEDEIFQVLEGEIHFRVADTDVQAIAGDTLLAPKGTPHLPGRLAERSTLAHHHARRRLRGLRKILRPAG; encoded by the coding sequence ATGTCAGTCGCAGGCGAAGGATCAAGGCATCTATGGTTCCTGGACACCGAGGTCCTGGTCAAGGTCTCCCATGTGGAGGGAAGTGACGGGATATCCGTGCTTGAGCACCGGGCACCTCATGGAGACTCGCCTCCTCTCCACATCCACCGGAATGAGGACGAGATCTTCCAGGTCCTGGAAGGCGAGATTCATTTCCGGGTGGCCGACACGGATGTCCAGGCGATTGCTGGGGACACCCTCCTGGCCCCCAAGGGCACTCCACACCTACCGGGTCGACTCGCCGAACGGAGCACGCTGGCTCACCATCATGCGAGGCGGAGACTTCGAGGGCTTCGTAAGATCCTTCGGCCGGCCGGCTGA
- a CDS encoding DUF883 family protein yields MLYIAASVEQYCDITQVNALPENEGILETSTPIPSSIAVTVTDTGKSSAATYSGSGSTGIGGVTEPSTAAPTATQQFSQSDSGTTGTLTTSTSSKTDTLTETAREIGQQAGSRAAAEWQQRKQQVSEVAGNLRESASRTADQDRDITSRATYRVRRRGRQGVDAATTMISEHPLATAAVALGVGLLLGSMLGGQARRSQSYGYRNSDQDLDLGEYGSSRSYRSRDLESDYRQAEANAGYDRSGY; encoded by the coding sequence TTGCTCTACATAGCTGCCTCTGTTGAGCAATACTGCGATATCACGCAGGTGAATGCACTGCCTGAAAATGAGGGGATCCTTGAGACCAGCACCCCGATACCGTCGAGCATAGCGGTGACCGTGACGGATACCGGCAAGAGTTCAGCCGCCACCTATTCCGGTTCGGGATCGACCGGGATCGGCGGCGTCACCGAACCCAGCACGGCGGCTCCGACGGCGACCCAGCAGTTCTCGCAGTCCGACAGCGGGACCACCGGCACGTTAACAACCAGTACGTCGTCCAAAACCGACACCTTGACCGAAACCGCCAGGGAAATCGGTCAGCAGGCCGGCAGCCGGGCGGCGGCGGAGTGGCAGCAGCGGAAACAGCAGGTATCCGAAGTCGCCGGCAACCTTAGGGAAAGTGCGTCCCGGACGGCGGATCAGGATCGGGACATTACCAGCCGAGCGACTTACCGGGTTCGCCGCCGGGGCCGTCAGGGCGTCGATGCCGCTACTACGATGATAAGCGAACATCCGCTGGCCACCGCTGCGGTCGCCCTGGGGGTCGGGTTGCTGCTCGGCAGCATGCTGGGTGGTCAAGCCCGCAGATCGCAGTCCTATGGCTACCGTAATAGCGATCAGGATCTTGATCTCGGAGAGTATGGATCGTCGCGGAGCTATCGCTCCAGGGATTTGGAAAGCGATTATAGGCAAGCAGAGGCCAACGCGGGGTATGACAGGTCGGGTTACTGA